A genomic stretch from Bradyrhizobium quebecense includes:
- a CDS encoding saccharopine dehydrogenase family protein: MSSSKLDIVVYGATGFTGQLVAEYLAAHYCDGSLKWAMAGRSKDKLASVRDAIGAPADTPLIVADAGDAASLKAMLAQTKSVISTVGPYQLYGNELIAACVESGTDYFDLCGEPVWMRQMIDKHEAAAKASGARIVFSCGFDSVPFELGAFFVQEEAKRVFGAPAQRVKGRVRDMRGTLSGGTAASAKATFDAVAKDLSLVAILNNPFALTPGFEGPKQPRGSKPAYEDDLHSWTAPFMMALINTRNVHRSNMLMGFPYGKEFVYDEMVLTGPGEKGEANAKRVMALNSEKTGPGAPKPGEGPSKEERENGRYDLLYLAVVPDGRMVRAGIKGDRDPGYGSTSKMISECAICLLRDTPDVAAGFWTPGAAMQGKLIKRLVDHAGLTFEVER, encoded by the coding sequence ATGTCCTCGTCGAAACTCGACATCGTCGTCTATGGCGCGACCGGCTTCACCGGCCAGCTCGTCGCCGAATATCTCGCCGCGCATTATTGCGACGGCAGCCTGAAGTGGGCGATGGCCGGGCGCAGCAAGGACAAGCTCGCCTCGGTTCGTGATGCGATCGGCGCGCCCGCCGACACGCCGCTGATCGTTGCCGATGCCGGCGATGCCGCATCGCTGAAGGCGATGCTGGCGCAGACCAAGTCTGTCATCTCGACGGTCGGTCCGTATCAGCTCTATGGCAATGAGCTGATCGCGGCCTGCGTGGAAAGCGGCACCGACTATTTCGATCTCTGCGGCGAGCCGGTCTGGATGCGGCAGATGATCGACAAGCACGAGGCCGCCGCAAAGGCCAGCGGTGCACGGATCGTGTTCTCCTGCGGCTTCGACTCGGTGCCGTTCGAACTCGGCGCCTTCTTCGTCCAGGAGGAAGCCAAGCGGGTGTTCGGTGCGCCGGCGCAGCGCGTCAAGGGCCGGGTGCGCGACATGCGCGGCACGCTGTCCGGGGGCACGGCCGCGAGCGCCAAGGCCACCTTCGATGCGGTCGCCAAGGATCTGAGCCTGGTCGCGATCCTCAACAACCCGTTTGCATTGACGCCGGGCTTCGAGGGGCCGAAGCAGCCGCGCGGCAGCAAGCCGGCCTATGAGGACGACCTGCACTCATGGACCGCGCCGTTCATGATGGCGCTGATCAACACGCGCAACGTCCATCGCTCCAACATGCTGATGGGCTTTCCCTACGGCAAGGAGTTCGTCTACGACGAGATGGTTTTGACCGGTCCCGGCGAGAAGGGCGAGGCCAATGCCAAGCGGGTGATGGCGCTGAATTCGGAGAAGACCGGGCCCGGCGCGCCGAAGCCGGGCGAGGGACCGTCGAAGGAAGAGCGCGAGAACGGCCGCTACGATCTGCTTTATCTCGCGGTCGTGCCCGACGGCCGCATGGTCCGCGCCGGCATAAAGGGCGATCGCGATCCCGGCTACGGCTCGACCTCGAAGATGATCTCGGAATGCGCGATCTGCCTGTTGCGCGATACGCCCGACGTCGCCGCCGGCTTCTGGACGCCGGGAGCGGCGATGCAGGGCAAGCTCATCAAGCGCCTGGTCGATCACGCCGGGCTGACCTTCGAGGTCGAGAGGTAA
- a CDS encoding DUF169 domain-containing protein has product MQQQSPPEQFDLSAIVADLNNLLRLKTTVIGIKMFARVEEMEAIPKIRRPSAVHTTDQIVSMASRLGWTVGITGDDLVGAQCRAVIGLAPQDEKWLAGENYVGVWHGTAEDARKRQEALDVVPYGQYQAMAVSPLTSGRLNPPDICLVYATPGQMIILINGLQYTGYKKFEWGVVGETACADSWGRALKTGEPSLSLPCFAERRYGGVPDEEMLMALPPAYLVKAIAGMKQLAKNGLRYPIAPYGIQADVRAGMGVSYAKK; this is encoded by the coding sequence ATGCAACAGCAGTCACCGCCGGAACAGTTCGACCTCTCCGCAATCGTGGCCGATCTGAACAACCTGCTGCGGCTGAAGACCACGGTCATCGGCATCAAGATGTTCGCGCGCGTCGAGGAGATGGAGGCGATCCCGAAGATCCGCCGCCCATCGGCGGTCCACACCACGGACCAGATCGTCAGCATGGCCTCGCGGCTCGGCTGGACCGTCGGCATTACCGGCGATGATCTGGTCGGCGCGCAATGCCGCGCGGTGATCGGGCTCGCGCCGCAGGACGAGAAGTGGCTTGCCGGCGAGAATTATGTCGGCGTCTGGCACGGCACGGCAGAAGATGCACGCAAGCGCCAGGAGGCGCTCGACGTGGTGCCTTACGGTCAGTATCAGGCGATGGCGGTGAGCCCGCTGACCAGCGGACGCCTCAATCCGCCCGACATCTGCCTCGTCTATGCGACGCCGGGACAGATGATCATCCTGATCAACGGGCTGCAGTACACCGGCTACAAGAAGTTCGAGTGGGGCGTGGTCGGCGAAACCGCGTGCGCGGATTCGTGGGGGCGGGCGCTGAAGACCGGCGAGCCGAGCTTGTCACTGCCGTGCTTTGCCGAGCGCCGCTATGGCGGCGTGCCCGACGAAGAGATGCTGATGGCGCTGCCGCCGGCCTATCTGGTGAAGGCGATCGCGGGGATGAAGCAGCTCGCCAAGAACGGCCTGCGCTACCCGATCGCACCCTATGGCATCCAGGCCGACGTCCGCGCCGGCATGGGCGTGTCCTATGCCAAGAAATAG
- a CDS encoding YdcF family protein translates to MFFVLSKTLGIILLPINFLIGIGVIGAVLLLTRFARLGRRLMVASALLLAICGFSPLGNVLISALEQRFPPWDASRGAPDGIIVLGGSIDADLSVAHGTPVVRTAADRVIAAAALARRYPNARLVFTGGSANLISNDAREADYAAEMFESLGIAKSRLTIERRSRNTVENAEFSKALVDPKPGERWLLVTSAYHMPRSVGLFRKAGFNVEAYPVDWRVGNVMSFATLAIDGLSRTDLGTREWIGLVAYHLAGKTDDLLPGPTAR, encoded by the coding sequence TTGTTTTTTGTGCTCTCCAAGACGCTCGGCATCATACTGCTGCCGATCAATTTCCTGATCGGTATCGGCGTGATTGGCGCCGTTCTGCTGCTGACGCGGTTTGCTCGGCTCGGCCGCAGGTTGATGGTGGCGTCAGCGCTGCTGCTCGCGATCTGCGGCTTCTCGCCGCTCGGCAATGTCCTGATCTCCGCCCTGGAGCAGCGCTTCCCGCCATGGGACGCCTCGCGCGGCGCGCCCGACGGCATCATCGTGCTCGGCGGCTCGATCGATGCCGATCTGTCGGTTGCGCATGGCACGCCGGTGGTGCGCACTGCGGCGGATCGCGTCATCGCGGCGGCGGCGCTCGCGCGCAGATATCCGAACGCGCGCCTCGTGTTCACTGGCGGCAGCGCGAACCTGATCTCGAACGACGCGCGCGAAGCCGACTATGCCGCCGAGATGTTCGAGAGCCTCGGCATTGCCAAATCGCGATTGACCATCGAGCGCCGCTCGCGCAACACGGTCGAGAATGCCGAGTTCTCCAAGGCGCTGGTGGATCCCAAGCCGGGTGAGCGCTGGCTGCTCGTGACGTCGGCCTATCACATGCCGCGGTCGGTCGGGCTGTTCCGCAAGGCGGGATTCAATGTCGAGGCCTATCCGGTCGACTGGCGCGTCGGCAATGTCATGAGTTTCGCGACGCTTGCGATCGACGGCCTGTCGCGCACCGATCTCGGCACACGGGAGTGGATCGGGCTGGTTGCCTATCATCTTGCGGGCAAGACCGACGATTTGCTGCCGGGACCGACCGCACGTTGA
- a CDS encoding acetamidase/formamidase family protein: MPHHHLKSSPETCHWGFFEAKLKPVLTIASGDEVTIETVSGGPDVVPDRGKFYVPPELDDIHAKCERMVPGHVLTGPIAVSGAAPGDVLEVDILDVQLRQDWGYNLIKPLSGTLPDDFHETRILNIPLDRARMVGRMPWGLDLPLKPFFGVMGVSPPPAWGRISSLIPRAMGGNLDNKELGAGAKLYLPVFVPGALFSCGDGHGVQGDGEVCVTAIETALTGRFRLTLRKDLKLAYPRAETTDHYMTMAMDPDLDQCVVRALRDMIVLLGEKRNLSREDAYTLCSLAADLRVTQTVNGSKGIHCMIAKSVVHG; the protein is encoded by the coding sequence ATGCCCCATCATCATCTGAAATCCAGTCCTGAAACCTGCCATTGGGGCTTCTTCGAAGCAAAGCTGAAACCGGTCCTGACCATCGCGAGCGGCGACGAGGTCACGATCGAGACCGTCAGCGGCGGCCCCGACGTGGTGCCGGACCGCGGCAAGTTTTATGTGCCGCCGGAGCTCGACGACATTCATGCGAAGTGCGAGCGGATGGTGCCCGGGCACGTCCTGACCGGCCCGATCGCGGTGAGCGGCGCCGCACCCGGCGACGTGCTCGAGGTCGATATTCTCGACGTCCAGCTACGGCAGGACTGGGGCTATAATCTGATCAAGCCGCTGTCCGGCACCCTGCCCGACGACTTCCACGAGACCCGCATCCTCAACATCCCACTCGATCGCGCGCGCATGGTCGGCCGCATGCCGTGGGGGCTCGACCTGCCGCTGAAGCCGTTCTTCGGCGTGATGGGCGTGTCGCCGCCGCCGGCCTGGGGCCGCATCTCCTCGCTGATCCCGCGCGCGATGGGCGGCAATCTCGACAACAAGGAGCTCGGGGCCGGCGCCAAGCTGTATCTGCCGGTGTTCGTGCCGGGCGCGCTGTTCTCCTGCGGCGACGGCCATGGCGTGCAGGGCGACGGCGAGGTCTGCGTCACCGCGATCGAGACCGCGCTCACCGGCCGCTTCCGCCTCACCCTGCGCAAGGATCTCAAGCTCGCCTATCCGCGCGCCGAGACCACCGACCACTACATGACCATGGCGATGGATCCCGATCTCGACCAGTGCGTGGTGCGGGCGCTGCGCGACATGATCGTGCTGCTCGGCGAGAAGCGCAATCTGTCGCGCGAGGACGCCTACACGCTGTGCAGCCTGGCCGCCGACCTGCGCGTCACGCAGACGGTCAACGGCTCCAAGGGCATTCACTGCATGATCGCCAAATCGGTCGTTCACGGCTAA